The following proteins are co-located in the Synechococcus sp. PROS-U-1 genome:
- a CDS encoding DUF3598 family protein produces MLDQWTLFQYNLGIWQGSFTTFNQQLQLQHVQPSELTLALAPSGVSIELSLLFWSEQQHQPVAPPMAEPVKRISQSFSNLSSELCFFSTGSFCRGSLFIASFPQAWSRPYAEFGFLNGPRRHRLVLLWDGAGHLDRIILIREFRAGSSAVECPPLQANQLLGDWRCDINSPGDGLRLEADDLEQWIFLPDGGAFLAPLQIDPNQTFRIEALWVSSPTRLERITRRYGDNGALTSVDHQLLIR; encoded by the coding sequence ATGCTGGATCAGTGGACTCTGTTCCAGTACAACCTCGGGATTTGGCAAGGGAGCTTCACCACGTTCAATCAGCAGCTGCAGCTGCAACATGTTCAGCCATCTGAACTGACCCTGGCGCTAGCTCCATCCGGGGTCAGCATTGAGCTCTCTCTGCTGTTTTGGTCTGAACAGCAGCACCAGCCCGTTGCACCGCCCATGGCCGAGCCGGTGAAGCGGATCAGCCAGAGCTTCAGCAACCTTTCCTCCGAACTCTGCTTCTTTTCGACTGGGAGCTTTTGTCGTGGGTCCCTGTTCATTGCATCGTTTCCTCAGGCTTGGTCGCGCCCTTACGCCGAATTCGGATTCCTAAACGGCCCACGGCGTCACCGCTTGGTTCTGCTCTGGGACGGCGCGGGCCATCTGGATCGGATCATCCTCATCCGTGAGTTCCGTGCCGGGAGTTCAGCGGTGGAGTGTCCTCCCTTGCAGGCCAATCAACTATTGGGGGACTGGCGTTGCGACATCAACTCACCAGGAGATGGCCTTCGTCTTGAAGCGGACGATCTTGAGCAGTGGATCTTTTTGCCCGATGGCGGAGCTTTCCTGGCGCCGCTTCAGATTGATCCCAACCAGACATTCCGCATCGAAGCGCTTTGGGTGTCGAGTCCGACCCGCCTTGAGCGAATCACGCGCCGTTATGGAGACAACGGTGCGCTGACGTCGGTGGATCACCAGCTGCTCATCCGCTGA
- a CDS encoding HEAT repeat domain-containing protein produces MQNVLLPGAVVLLTVVLWLRRKPLKPMLSSTDASGVAQLNRAQLELVIEPASLGSSPNDSLEAWTAPTSELERLALQRRLKNDMEAGPEERLQAVRLAARWGHRSALPLLRQALRDSDSRVVEEAAAAIAPFRSAPAAVPSRQLARPPRNVSRMR; encoded by the coding sequence ATGCAGAACGTTCTCCTCCCTGGTGCCGTCGTCCTGCTCACGGTGGTGCTCTGGTTGCGCAGGAAACCGCTGAAGCCGATGCTCTCCAGCACCGATGCCAGTGGTGTTGCGCAGCTCAACCGTGCCCAGCTGGAACTGGTGATTGAGCCTGCCTCTTTGGGGTCTTCCCCTAATGATTCCCTGGAGGCCTGGACGGCACCAACCAGCGAGCTGGAGCGTCTTGCTTTGCAGCGTCGCCTGAAAAATGACATGGAGGCTGGCCCCGAGGAACGCTTGCAGGCCGTTCGTTTGGCTGCCCGATGGGGCCATCGTTCGGCGCTGCCCTTGCTGCGCCAAGCCCTGCGGGACAGTGATTCACGCGTGGTGGAAGAGGCCGCAGCCGCGATCGCTCCTTTTCGCTCTGCACCAGCTGCTGTCCCATCCCGTCAGCTCGCTCGGCCACCTCGCAATGTTTCGCGGATGCGATAA
- the alr gene encoding alanine racemase — protein MIPELNPRQRAWVEVSPAAIRANARALCQHLGPRTLLMAVVKADGYGHGAETVARAALQGGASSLGVATLQEGLELRRAGLEAPVLLLSNLNEPDDLRTCLHWRLMPTLSSLKDAQLCNAVAADSGRRFDVQLKIDTGMARLGCSLSDSHQTATGMQRLKHLNLAGIYSHLACADEPDDALTSLQQDRFVSMLSAVPQAGDSITRHLANSAGTLLNRELHHDLVRVGLALYGHAPASHLSNVIPLQPALAVRARVSLIRTVPAGTGVSYGHRFITKRPSRLAVVGLGYADGVLRSLSGQIHALHRNRPLPQVGAITMDQLVLDATNAPELEEGNIVTLLGRDGDLEISPQDWSNCCGSIPWEILCGFKRRLPRVEI, from the coding sequence GTGATTCCGGAGCTGAATCCACGTCAGCGTGCCTGGGTGGAAGTCTCACCAGCAGCGATTCGGGCCAACGCCAGGGCTCTTTGCCAGCACCTCGGCCCTCGCACCCTACTGATGGCGGTGGTGAAGGCCGATGGCTATGGCCATGGCGCTGAAACCGTTGCGCGTGCAGCGCTTCAAGGGGGAGCGTCCAGCCTTGGTGTGGCGACGCTGCAGGAAGGTCTTGAACTCCGACGGGCCGGTCTGGAGGCGCCGGTACTGCTGTTGAGCAACCTGAACGAACCGGACGACCTACGCACCTGCCTGCACTGGCGGTTAATGCCCACCCTGAGCAGTCTGAAAGATGCTCAGCTCTGTAATGCGGTCGCAGCCGACAGTGGTCGACGTTTCGACGTGCAGCTGAAGATCGACACCGGCATGGCACGGCTGGGCTGCTCCCTCAGCGACAGCCATCAGACCGCGACGGGCATGCAGAGGCTGAAACACCTCAATCTGGCGGGCATCTACAGCCATCTGGCCTGTGCAGACGAACCGGACGATGCCCTGACAAGCCTCCAGCAGGATCGCTTCGTCAGCATGCTGTCGGCCGTGCCACAAGCGGGCGACAGCATCACCCGCCATCTGGCCAATTCCGCGGGAACCTTGCTCAATCGTGAGCTGCACCACGACCTCGTGCGCGTTGGCCTTGCCTTGTACGGCCATGCTCCCGCAAGCCATCTGAGCAACGTCATTCCACTGCAACCCGCCCTGGCCGTACGCGCCCGTGTCAGCCTCATCCGCACTGTCCCTGCCGGGACAGGCGTCAGCTATGGCCATCGCTTCATCACAAAACGACCATCCCGCCTAGCAGTGGTGGGACTGGGCTATGCCGATGGTGTTTTGCGGTCCCTCAGCGGACAGATCCATGCCCTCCATCGAAATCGACCGCTCCCACAAGTGGGAGCGATCACCATGGATCAGCTCGTGCTGGATGCCACCAACGCCCCCGAACTTGAAGAAGGAAACATCGTCACTCTGCTGGGACGTGACGGGGATCTCGAAATAAGCCCTCAGGACTGGAGCAACTGCTGCGGTTCAATCCCCTGGGAGATCCTCTGTGGTTTCAAACGACGCTTGCCTCGGGTGGAAATCTGA
- a CDS encoding photosystem I reaction center protein subunit XI produces the protein MTVTPAADPCVGNLATPVNSGYFIKGLINNLPLYRPGISPNFRGLETGAAFGYLLFGPFTICGPLRATEYQQTAGLLAAIGAVHILSLLFLLYNQPGKQPNIPPADVTVENPPADLFTRTGWSDFTSGFWLGGCGGAVFAWFLCNTVHLQDLFKIAAGVWSVG, from the coding sequence ATGACTGTCACTCCTGCTGCTGATCCCTGCGTCGGCAATCTTGCGACCCCCGTCAACAGCGGTTATTTCATCAAGGGACTGATCAACAACCTGCCCCTCTACCGCCCTGGGATTTCCCCGAACTTCCGTGGCCTGGAAACGGGCGCAGCGTTCGGTTATCTGCTCTTCGGCCCCTTCACCATCTGTGGCCCTTTGCGTGCCACCGAGTATCAGCAAACCGCCGGTCTGCTGGCCGCCATTGGTGCTGTTCACATCCTCAGCCTGCTGTTCCTGTTGTACAACCAGCCCGGCAAGCAACCCAACATCCCCCCGGCAGACGTCACGGTTGAGAATCCTCCCGCCGACCTCTTCACCCGCACAGGTTGGTCCGACTTCACTAGTGGGTTCTGGCTTGGTGGCTGCGGCGGCGCCGTTTTTGCCTGGTTCCTCTGCAACACCGTTCACCTTCAGGATCTGTTCAAGATCGCTGCTGGTGTCTGGAGCGTCGGCTGA
- a CDS encoding photosystem I reaction center subunit VIII — protein MTGDFAAAWLPAIFVPITGIVFPAVFIVLVGRVITAAE, from the coding sequence ATGACTGGAGATTTCGCTGCTGCCTGGCTGCCTGCGATTTTTGTGCCCATCACCGGAATCGTTTTTCCCGCAGTGTTCATCGTCCTTGTTGGTCGAGTGATCACCGCTGCCGAGTGA
- a CDS encoding glycosyltransferase family 2 protein gives MSAPLDLSVVVPLYNEEESLPHLVNQLISALRPAGETFELVLVDDGSSDRTAGVLAEVSSDVPEVVAVLLRKNYGQTAAMAAGFDVARGEVIVSLDGDLQNDPADIPMLLAKLREGYDLVSGWRHQRQDAALQRKLPSRLANRLIGRVTGVRLHDYGCSLKAYRREVLADMRLYGELHRFLPALAFIEGARITEVKVNHRARQFGSSKYGIDRTFRVLMDLLTVWFMKRFLTRPMYVFGFGGLIAIAASLIASTYLLAIKVMGGDIANRPLLTLAVVLGLAGIQLFCFGLLGELLIRTYHESQGRPIYRIRETLRGGRAS, from the coding sequence ATGAGTGCACCCCTGGATCTCTCGGTGGTGGTGCCGCTGTACAACGAAGAGGAAAGCCTCCCGCATCTGGTTAACCAGCTCATCTCGGCACTGCGTCCAGCCGGTGAGACATTTGAACTGGTCCTTGTCGACGATGGATCGAGCGACCGCACCGCAGGGGTGCTGGCAGAAGTCAGCAGCGACGTGCCTGAAGTGGTGGCCGTGCTGCTGCGCAAGAACTACGGCCAAACCGCAGCCATGGCAGCAGGGTTTGACGTGGCTCGCGGAGAGGTCATCGTCAGCCTGGATGGAGATCTTCAGAACGATCCAGCCGACATCCCCATGCTGTTGGCCAAATTGCGAGAGGGATATGACCTCGTGAGTGGCTGGCGCCATCAGCGACAGGACGCCGCGCTTCAACGCAAACTGCCCTCCCGACTGGCCAACCGTTTGATCGGACGGGTGACCGGCGTGAGGCTCCATGACTACGGCTGCTCACTGAAGGCCTATCGACGGGAGGTGCTGGCAGACATGCGGCTCTATGGAGAGCTGCATCGCTTTCTTCCCGCCCTGGCCTTCATCGAGGGCGCACGGATCACCGAAGTGAAGGTGAACCACCGCGCCCGTCAGTTCGGCAGCAGCAAATACGGGATCGACCGGACCTTCCGCGTGTTGATGGATCTGCTCACGGTCTGGTTCATGAAGCGATTTCTGACCCGACCGATGTACGTGTTCGGCTTCGGGGGGTTGATCGCGATTGCCGCCAGCTTGATTGCCAGCACCTACTTACTGGCGATCAAAGTGATGGGTGGAGACATCGCCAACCGCCCTCTGCTCACGCTGGCCGTCGTTCTTGGGCTCGCTGGAATTCAGCTCTTCTGTTTCGGGCTCCTGGGCGAACTGCTGATCCGCACCTATCACGAAAGCCAGGGCAGGCCGATTTATCGCATCCGCGAAACATTGCGAGGTGGCCGAGCGAGCTGA
- a CDS encoding efflux RND transporter permease subunit — translation MRSISQPFLRRPVLTVVCSLLIVLAGCTALFGLGLEDLPPLAPTRVSVNASFPAASPEVVEQSVTRVLEQQLNGLEGVESISSTSRQGGASISLRFNAGDPELNAIKVQNEVNLASRRLPQAVTRQGLQVRRSSEDLLMILGFSHPPDQYVPTFLTGWLDQTLRDALLTTPGIGDVQIFGSSELSFRLWLDPQRLEQTNLTLGDVSRALAEQNVLAAVGSIGAAPVPSGQLLSLPVEAEGRLRSRSDFENLVLRRLDNGGLLRLKDVGRVALGQRNYGREAMNLDGERSVAVGIYQRDGANALEVSRAIKRKLQQLGPSFPPGIELSLIVDVADTVEANLDRTLITLRDAVLLVLVVLVLFLGRWRLALIPGLAVPVALVGSLSLVKLSGSNLNSLILFGLVLATGIVVDDAIVVSEDIAGRIERGAPPDQAAEDAMAELANAVVATSLVLAAVFLPVLLIPGSIGRLYQPIALAISGAILFSTLNALSFTPMACARVLGPAGGGRLPGVIGKLSRWLRRGMHTLQGHYAKQLDAWLHRKRLISLVLLSGLVITASGLAVMPTAFIPDDDQGQIRGYFTLPDGASLERSVAVMDDIRRIVSEEPLVRTGNFYAGSSFGQSGEDRGSFYLRLKALKDRPGVEQSSSAIQRRLRRDIQQRVGDARVVLTTPPAVRGFSSESGLSLELLDRSGGQLSLDQFGSVAEAFIQTAEETNRFERVSTRFDASFPRWRLTLDRDQLAALDLDFGATLREIGTAFGGRYIDDTFDGGRIRSIVLQLDGRERRRPEDLTSLMVRNRSGELVSVATVARLSREEGVNNIRHFGLNRAIRITAIPAPTVSSGEAIDALIQAGDRIGGNNIGLAFTGLALEEQRAGQVTWVLFALGVTVVYLLLAALYESFIDPFIILLTVPMALLGALIGLKLRGLPLDVYGQMGLLVLVSLAAKNGILIVEFANQRIAAGLELRQAVLDAAVNRMRPILLTAITSLAGFLPLLLAQGTGAASRISIGTVVFSGLLVASFLSLFAVPAVYLMLKRVEHQPRPNSAP, via the coding sequence GTGCGGTCGATCTCCCAGCCGTTTCTCCGACGGCCGGTCCTTACGGTCGTCTGCAGCCTGCTGATCGTTCTGGCGGGCTGCACAGCGCTGTTTGGCCTGGGGCTGGAGGATCTTCCGCCACTCGCGCCCACCCGCGTCAGCGTTAACGCCAGCTTCCCTGCGGCTTCGCCGGAGGTGGTGGAGCAGAGCGTGACACGGGTGTTGGAACAACAGCTGAATGGCCTTGAAGGGGTCGAAAGCATCAGCTCAACCAGCAGGCAAGGCGGCGCCAGCATCTCGTTGCGATTCAACGCGGGAGATCCCGAGCTGAATGCCATCAAGGTGCAGAACGAGGTCAACCTCGCCAGCCGCCGGTTGCCTCAAGCGGTGACGCGCCAGGGACTCCAAGTGCGTCGCTCCTCGGAAGATCTGTTGATGATCTTGGGGTTCAGCCACCCACCCGATCAATACGTCCCGACTTTTCTCACAGGTTGGCTGGACCAGACCCTGCGCGACGCACTGCTCACCACACCAGGCATCGGCGATGTGCAGATCTTCGGCAGCAGTGAACTCTCCTTTCGCCTGTGGCTGGATCCGCAACGCCTCGAACAAACCAACCTGACCCTTGGCGATGTCAGCCGAGCCCTGGCTGAACAGAATGTTTTGGCTGCCGTTGGCAGCATTGGCGCGGCCCCTGTTCCATCGGGCCAGCTGCTGAGCCTTCCGGTGGAAGCGGAGGGGCGCCTCCGCAGCAGGTCGGATTTCGAGAATCTCGTGTTGCGCCGGCTGGACAACGGCGGGCTGCTGCGACTGAAGGATGTGGGACGGGTTGCCCTCGGACAGCGCAACTACGGACGAGAGGCCATGAATTTGGACGGGGAGCGCTCCGTCGCCGTGGGGATCTACCAGCGTGACGGGGCCAATGCCCTGGAGGTGAGCAGGGCGATCAAGCGCAAGTTGCAGCAGTTGGGACCGAGCTTCCCGCCGGGCATCGAGCTATCGCTGATCGTTGATGTGGCCGACACGGTTGAGGCCAACCTCGATCGCACCTTGATCACTTTGCGCGATGCCGTGCTGCTGGTGCTGGTCGTGCTGGTGCTGTTTTTAGGCCGATGGCGCCTCGCCCTGATCCCAGGCCTCGCCGTGCCGGTGGCGCTGGTGGGAAGCCTCAGCCTGGTGAAACTGAGCGGTTCCAACCTCAACAGCCTGATCCTGTTCGGGCTGGTGCTGGCCACAGGAATCGTTGTGGATGACGCCATCGTTGTGAGCGAAGACATCGCCGGACGCATCGAACGTGGCGCCCCCCCCGACCAGGCTGCAGAAGATGCAATGGCCGAGCTGGCAAATGCAGTTGTCGCCACGTCACTGGTGTTGGCAGCCGTATTCCTGCCTGTCCTGCTGATTCCTGGATCGATTGGACGCCTCTATCAACCGATCGCCCTGGCCATCAGCGGAGCAATTCTGTTCTCCACATTGAATGCGCTCAGCTTCACTCCGATGGCCTGCGCCCGTGTGTTGGGTCCTGCTGGCGGCGGCCGGCTTCCTGGGGTCATCGGAAAGCTGAGCCGGTGGCTGCGGCGGGGAATGCACACACTCCAAGGTCACTACGCAAAGCAGCTCGACGCATGGCTACACCGCAAGCGGCTCATTTCCCTTGTGCTGCTGAGCGGCCTTGTCATCACGGCCTCTGGATTGGCCGTGATGCCGACAGCCTTCATTCCGGATGACGACCAGGGTCAGATCCGCGGCTACTTCACCCTCCCCGACGGAGCCAGTCTCGAGCGCAGCGTTGCCGTGATGGACGACATCCGTCGCATCGTCAGCGAAGAACCCCTGGTGCGCACCGGCAACTTTTATGCGGGTAGTTCCTTCGGACAAAGTGGAGAAGACCGAGGGTCCTTCTACCTCCGGTTAAAGGCACTCAAGGATCGTCCCGGCGTTGAGCAGAGCAGCAGCGCCATCCAACGCCGCCTCCGCCGCGACATTCAGCAACGGGTCGGAGATGCCAGGGTCGTACTGACCACCCCTCCTGCAGTCAGGGGCTTCAGCAGTGAATCAGGGCTCTCGCTTGAGCTGCTGGACCGCAGCGGCGGCCAATTGAGCCTGGACCAATTTGGCAGTGTCGCCGAAGCGTTCATCCAAACAGCGGAGGAGACGAACCGATTTGAACGCGTCAGCACCCGCTTTGATGCCAGTTTCCCCCGTTGGCGCCTGACCCTGGACCGCGACCAACTGGCCGCTCTCGACCTCGACTTCGGCGCAACACTGCGGGAAATCGGCACAGCCTTCGGTGGCCGCTACATCGACGACACCTTCGACGGCGGTCGGATCCGCTCGATTGTTCTGCAGCTGGATGGACGTGAGCGACGTCGACCCGAAGATCTCACCAGCCTGATGGTGCGCAACCGCAGCGGTGAGCTTGTGTCTGTGGCAACAGTGGCGAGATTGAGCCGAGAGGAGGGCGTCAACAACATTCGCCATTTCGGACTCAACCGGGCGATCCGCATCACCGCCATCCCCGCTCCAACGGTCAGCAGCGGTGAAGCCATCGACGCTCTAATCCAGGCAGGAGATCGGATTGGAGGCAACAACATCGGGTTGGCCTTCACCGGCCTGGCATTGGAAGAACAACGGGCTGGACAGGTGACCTGGGTGCTGTTCGCCCTCGGTGTGACTGTGGTGTATCTGCTTCTAGCCGCGCTCTACGAGAGTTTTATCGATCCATTCATCATTCTGCTGACGGTGCCGATGGCTCTGCTGGGAGCACTGATCGGCTTGAAACTGCGGGGTCTACCGCTCGATGTTTACGGCCAGATGGGACTCCTGGTGCTGGTGAGCCTGGCGGCCAAGAACGGAATTTTGATCGTGGAATTCGCCAACCAACGGATTGCAGCGGGCCTGGAACTGCGCCAAGCGGTGCTCGACGCGGCCGTGAACAGGATGCGTCCAATCCTGCTGACAGCCATCACATCCTTGGCGGGCTTCCTGCCTCTTCTGTTGGCGCAAGGAACGGGAGCCGCCAGCAGGATCAGCATTGGGACCGTGGTCTTCAGCGGACTGCTCGTGGCCTCTTTCCTTTCACTGTTTGCAGTCCCTGCCGTCTACCTGATGTTGAAGCGCGTCGAACACCAGCCCAGACCTAACAGTGCACCCTGA
- a CDS encoding serine hydrolase has protein sequence MAFYRPDPAMAARLETALDALDADGRPGLRNSLAITWVRYDDAVPEAGQGSGASWNQDRILYPASVVKLFYAVAVEQWLQRDLIQDGDELRRAVRDMIADSSNDATGLVVDLLTGTTSGPVLHGERWELWTQQRRLINAWLQSLAWPELEAVNCCQKTWGDGPYGRDKMFYAADNSNRNGLSTAATARMLEAVMTGSVVSPPACRRLQALLHRSLDQQQRRADPENQVDGFLGDGLPEGTQLWSKAGWMSQARHDAAWFQGSDQPPMLLVVYSNGPDRARDETLLPELAKALSSYTNDEDEVL, from the coding sequence ATGGCGTTCTACCGTCCCGATCCCGCAATGGCGGCTCGGCTTGAGACGGCACTCGATGCGCTCGATGCAGACGGCCGTCCGGGGCTGCGCAACAGTCTGGCGATCACTTGGGTGCGGTACGACGATGCTGTACCGGAGGCTGGGCAGGGCAGCGGCGCCTCCTGGAATCAGGACCGGATCCTCTATCCGGCCAGCGTGGTCAAGCTGTTTTATGCCGTCGCCGTCGAGCAGTGGCTGCAGCGTGATCTGATCCAGGACGGTGACGAACTTCGACGCGCCGTGCGCGACATGATTGCCGACTCCAGCAACGATGCCACTGGGCTCGTGGTTGATCTGCTGACGGGCACCACAAGTGGCCCAGTCCTTCACGGCGAGCGCTGGGAGCTTTGGACCCAGCAGCGTCGTTTGATTAATGCCTGGTTGCAGAGCTTGGCCTGGCCGGAACTTGAGGCGGTGAATTGCTGTCAGAAGACCTGGGGAGATGGTCCCTACGGCCGCGACAAAATGTTTTATGCGGCAGACAACAGCAACCGCAATGGGTTGTCCACCGCCGCTACAGCCCGCATGTTGGAGGCGGTCATGACAGGTTCGGTGGTGTCGCCGCCGGCATGTCGTCGGCTGCAAGCTCTGTTGCATCGCTCACTGGATCAGCAGCAGCGCCGTGCCGATCCTGAGAACCAGGTGGATGGCTTCCTTGGCGATGGTCTGCCCGAGGGAACGCAACTGTGGAGCAAGGCTGGCTGGATGAGCCAGGCCCGACACGATGCAGCTTGGTTTCAGGGATCCGATCAACCACCCATGCTTTTGGTGGTTTATTCAAATGGGCCCGATCGAGCCCGCGATGAAACCCTGCTGCCTGAATTAGCGAAGGCGCTCAGCAGTTACACCAACGATGAAGATGAGGTGCTGTGA
- a CDS encoding cupin, whose product MTITPRATTATSSQAQFFDYGSAANPLQKGLISTIPYRSFSASFFDEPGTALQSLDLSAELHCEGPATGPSLCGNFIRLDRGALRTNADATSQLFFVARGHGQTESCGQVFHWSEGDTFVLPAGGDAIHSSETRAGLYWVHDAPLLRYLGVSTVKPVFEPCFYSHQDARAELAAIASNPRGANANRVSVLLGNDAFPQTRTVTHTLWAMLGILPAGQIQRPHRHQSIALDFAVACQPGCYTMIGTELDANGMIRNGYREDWVTGAAFVTPPGYWHSHHNESGVDAYVLPIQDAGLHTYLRTLDIAFSNRGREDDGALSKTP is encoded by the coding sequence ATGACCATCACCCCGCGGGCGACCACGGCAACGAGTTCTCAGGCGCAGTTCTTTGACTACGGCTCAGCCGCCAATCCCTTGCAGAAGGGCCTGATCAGCACGATTCCCTACCGAAGCTTTTCGGCGAGTTTCTTCGATGAGCCTGGGACGGCCCTGCAATCTCTTGATTTGAGTGCTGAGTTGCACTGCGAGGGCCCGGCCACCGGTCCATCGCTCTGCGGCAATTTCATTCGCCTGGATCGAGGAGCACTGCGCACCAATGCGGATGCGACCAGTCAGCTGTTCTTTGTTGCCCGAGGCCATGGGCAAACCGAATCCTGTGGTCAAGTTTTTCACTGGAGCGAAGGAGACACCTTCGTTCTGCCCGCTGGCGGGGATGCGATCCACAGCAGCGAGACTCGCGCCGGCCTCTACTGGGTGCACGATGCCCCCCTGCTTCGTTATTTGGGCGTCAGCACAGTGAAGCCGGTGTTTGAACCCTGCTTCTACAGCCATCAAGATGCTCGCGCTGAGCTGGCTGCCATCGCCAGCAATCCTCGAGGAGCCAACGCCAATCGCGTGAGTGTGCTTTTAGGCAACGACGCATTCCCTCAGACACGCACCGTTACCCACACCCTGTGGGCCATGTTGGGAATTCTCCCCGCAGGTCAGATCCAACGCCCGCATCGACACCAGTCGATCGCTCTTGATTTTGCGGTGGCCTGCCAACCGGGGTGCTACACGATGATTGGCACCGAACTGGACGCAAACGGAATGATCCGCAATGGTTACCGAGAAGACTGGGTGACCGGTGCAGCCTTCGTGACACCCCCGGGCTACTGGCACTCACACCACAATGAGTCCGGCGTAGACGCCTACGTGCTGCCGATTCAGGATGCAGGACTGCACACCTATCTGCGGACGCTCGACATTGCTTTCAGCAACAGGGGCCGGGAGGACGATGGAGCTTTGAGCAAAACCCCCTGA
- a CDS encoding sulfotransferase family 2 domain-containing protein, giving the protein MPLISKLNFFHVHNPRCGGTSINSALYHSDLTKLENLSYNQCDMENLYGIYKPKSANKVSHEPKILELDHLCISQVIARLGIKKIRSLHFISSVRDPWSRFTSEYKRKLQRNDKRFLDVGNSSLTEYLERFLQHVTDTPNCFANHFQSAHFWPQHLFADFGSHPDIYSYSIIKLENFSSDWQNLQTKWNFSAPLRSKDSNATRTDQGPDQSIKAEQKAIKSSSLFQEFQAFYERDYNLFGY; this is encoded by the coding sequence ATGCCCTTAATTTCTAAACTCAATTTTTTTCATGTTCATAACCCAAGATGCGGTGGCACATCGATCAATAGCGCGCTCTACCATTCTGATCTCACAAAATTAGAAAATTTATCGTACAATCAATGCGACATGGAGAATCTCTATGGAATATATAAGCCGAAAAGTGCCAACAAAGTCTCACATGAACCCAAAATTTTGGAACTCGACCACTTATGCATATCCCAAGTCATCGCAAGGCTGGGAATCAAAAAAATTCGATCCTTGCATTTTATCAGCAGCGTGAGAGATCCATGGAGCAGGTTCACATCGGAATACAAACGAAAACTCCAGCGCAATGACAAGAGATTTTTAGATGTTGGCAATTCGTCATTGACAGAATATCTAGAACGATTTCTTCAACACGTAACAGACACGCCGAACTGCTTCGCAAATCATTTTCAATCCGCTCATTTCTGGCCTCAGCATCTATTCGCCGATTTCGGGTCGCATCCAGACATCTACTCTTATTCAATCATCAAACTTGAAAATTTCAGTTCAGACTGGCAGAACCTGCAGACGAAGTGGAACTTTTCAGCCCCACTGAGATCAAAAGACTCGAATGCCACGCGCACCGATCAAGGCCCAGACCAATCGATCAAAGCCGAACAGAAAGCAATTAAATCATCTTCACTATTTCAAGAATTTCAAGCTTTTTACGAAAGAGACTACAATTTATTTGGATACTAA
- a CDS encoding C40 family peptidase — MATLGTLLAPDLIQTGSCWQLCGNVNGYARPDSESLTTQACRGRRFRILEKQRNRIAVQLLEDGYRCWLDLQAVLGRAEQCSPWRPSQLSASEIERKLPGVLAWSETAEQHPNVYLWGGTTEPDMDCSGLMQMAFASQGIWIPRDAYQQERFCQPIAACPDQHDLLRPGDLLFFGTRQRCTHVGLHLGDGRYRHSSGQAHGRNGIGIDSLHTRDQHPVAKHYRAEFRRAGRVVRCHDGSHLS; from the coding sequence ATGGCGACGTTAGGCACCCTGCTGGCCCCAGACCTGATTCAGACAGGCTCCTGCTGGCAGCTGTGCGGAAACGTCAATGGTTACGCGAGACCTGATAGCGAAAGTCTGACAACGCAGGCCTGCCGTGGGCGCCGCTTTCGCATCCTGGAGAAGCAGCGCAACAGGATCGCCGTGCAGCTGCTGGAGGATGGTTACCGCTGCTGGTTGGACCTCCAGGCTGTCCTGGGGCGAGCTGAGCAATGCTCACCCTGGCGACCATCGCAGCTGAGCGCGTCGGAGATTGAACGGAAGCTTCCTGGCGTGCTCGCCTGGAGCGAAACCGCCGAGCAACATCCCAATGTTTATCTATGGGGCGGAACCACCGAGCCAGACATGGATTGTTCTGGTCTGATGCAAATGGCCTTCGCCAGCCAGGGCATTTGGATTCCTCGAGACGCCTATCAGCAGGAGCGGTTCTGCCAACCAATTGCTGCATGCCCTGACCAACACGACCTGCTGCGACCAGGGGATCTGCTGTTTTTCGGCACACGCCAGCGCTGCACCCACGTCGGCCTGCATCTCGGCGATGGCCGCTATCGCCACAGCTCAGGCCAAGCCCATGGGCGCAATGGAATCGGCATCGACAGCCTTCACACCCGCGACCAACATCCAGTCGCAAAGCATTACCGGGCTGAATTTCGCAGAGCAGGCCGTGTGGTTCGTTGCCATGACGGATCCCATCTCTCCTGA